In Pararhizobium sp. A13, the genomic stretch CCGTCGTGGAAGCCGGCGCGACCCTGCAATCCCTGCAGGCGGCAGCCATGGAGCACAGACTGGAGCCGGGGATCGACCTCGCCGCGCGGGGATCGGCAACGCTCGGCGGCATGGTCTCCACCAATGCCGGCGGCGTCATGGCATTTCGCAACGGCGTCATGCGGCACCGTATTCTCGGCCTGGAAGCGGTTCTGCCCGATGGCTCAATCTATTCCGATCTAACACGGGTGGTGAAAAACTCGGCCGGATACGACCTAAAGCATCTGTTCATCGGCGCCGAAGGCACGCTCGGTGTGGTGACGAAGCTGGTGATCAAGCTGGATCCGGTTCCCCTTGCGACCGCAACGGCGATCTTCGGCCTTCCTTCAACAAGAGCAGCTCTGGATCTTGTATCGCTGGCGCGCGCAACCGGAAAACTTCGGGCCGCCGAGGTTCTCTGGTCGCGCTATTTCAAGTTCACCTCCGCACATTTCAGCTGGAACGCGCTCGACTACGACGGAGACAGCCCGGCACATCTGATTGTCGGCCTTGGCGGAGACGACGAAGGGAGCCTCAATGAAGCCTTGATGGTCCTGTTCGAGGCGATTACCACGAGCCATCGCGGCACGACGGCGGTTCTGGCAACATCGACCACGCAGGAACAGGAAATCTGGCGGCTGCGGGAAGAGACGGGCCTGATATACCGGGATTATCCGGCAGCGCCGTCCTATGATATCTCCGTGCCACTTGGTCAGACGGAGGCTTTCCTCGACAGGGCAATTCCAGTTTTATCCGCAATCGAATCCGGCCTGTCGCCATTCGTCTTCGGCCATCTCGCCGATGGCAACCTGCATATCGTTCTGAACCGGCCCGGTGGCTGGCTGACCGATGAGCGGCGCGATACGATCGAGGCCATCCTTTACGCGGATATCAGGGCGATGGGCGGATCGTTCTCCGCCGAGCACGGCGTCGGCTCAAAGCGCATTCACGCTCTGCAAGCGACCTCCGACCCGACCAAGCTCGTCCTGATGGCCCAAATCAAGAAAGCGCTCGATCCGGCCATCCTTTTCAATCCCGGCAAGCTGTTCGATCGATCATAAGAGCACGGTTTCGGCCCCTTACCCTAGCCGTCTGCGCACAAACGGGGAGAGGGCAAGGATCAGGGGCGGATCGACTCGTATCAGACCAGCATCGACGCGCCGCGGTCGAGATAGGTATCGAGAAACTGTTCGAGCCGGGAATTGCGCGGCTTGCGAAAAACATCCCCCGGAGCGCCGGTGAACAGCAGCTTTCCCTGATCGAGGAAGCTGATCTGCTGGCCGACGGTGGCCGCAAAGCCGATTTCGTGCGAGACCACGACCATGGTCATGCCCTCGGCAGCCAGATCGCGCATGACGTTGAGAACCTCGCCCGTCAGTTCCGGATCGAGCGACGACGTCGGTTCATCGAACAGCATGATCTTGGGTTTCAGCGCCAGTGCGCGGGCGATTGCCACGCGCTGCTGCTGGCCGCCGGAAAGCTGGGCGGGGTAGTGACCCGCGCGGCTTTCAAGGCCAACCTTGATCAGTTGCGCCATCGCCCGGTCCTCGGCGTCCCCGCGGCTCATCTTATGGACCGTCTTCAGTGCCTCGCTGACATTACCGAGCGCCGTCATGTGCGGCCAAAGATTGAACTGCTGGAACACCATGCCGATCCGTGAGCGGATCGCGCGGTTGGTCGCAGCGGGCAAACGTTCGCGCACGCCTTGGGCATTTTCGGAAAAGCCAAGGACCTCACCATCGATGGTGATCGTGCCGCGCGTCGCTTCCTCCAGAAAAGCCATGCAGCGCAACAGTGTGCTTTTGCCGGAGCCTGAAGGGCCGATCAGGCAGGAGACCTTGCCCTGCGGAATATCGAGGTCGATGCCATGAAGCACGGTGGTTTCGCCGAACTGCTTGACCAGATTTTTGACTGCGATCGCTGGAAGACTCATGATTGGGAAAACCTGTATCTGGACAATCGTGTTTCTGCGAAGTGGCCAAGCCACCCGGCTGCTTCGACCAGCGCCCAATAGATCAGGGCAAGCAGGAAGAGCGATTCGACGAAGGCATATTGCTGGGAGCCGATGGCGCTGACCGTGAGCGTCAGTTCCGGCACGGTGATGATCGACAGGATGGCCGTTTCCTTGAGGATGATCACCGCCATGTTGACCGATGGCGGCAGCACCAGCATTGTCATTTCCGGCAGCAGGATACGACGGATGATCTGGCCCTGGGTGAGGCCGACGCATTGGGCTGCTTCGATATGGCCGATGGGTATGGCTGCAAATCCCGACCGGAAAATCTCGCTGAAATAGGCCGCGCCATAGACAGTCAGCCCGAGCAGCCCGGCGGGGACCGGATCGAGCGAAAGTCCGATGAAGGGGCCGCCATAATAGAGCAGGAAGATCTGGATCAGGAACGGCGTGCCGCGCAGGATCTCCACGCCGACACCGAGCGGCAGATCGATGAGCCTGCCGCCATAGCGCCGGCCGACCGCGACGAGAAAGCCGAAAAAGGCGCCACCGATGGTCGCTGCGATCCACAGGAGGATGGTGACACCAGCGCCTCTGAGGATTGCCGGCAACTGGTTGAAGATGACGTTGACGTCGAAGATCATCGCGGTATCCCCGGAAGCGACCGTTCGATCAGGCCGCCGGTGCGCGCCACCACCCAGTTGATCAAGAGATAGATGAGACCGGCGCAAGCGAAGATATCGAGTGGCAGGAAGGTACTGCCGGCCAGATCCTGCGCCATGCGCGTCAACTCGACGATGCCGACGACAGATACCAGCGACGAGGCTTTCAGGATGAGGATCGCTTCATTGACGAGGGCTGGAAAGGTCAGCCGAAGTGCGATCGGAACCTTGATACGCCGGAACGCCTGGCCGGGCGTCAAGCCGACCATCTCGGCGGATTCGATCAGGCCGCGCGGAACGCTGGCAAAGCCACCGCGCAGGTTTTCCGCCTGATAGGCGGCGGTACACAGGGACAGGCCGACAACCGCCGCGACGATGCTCGGAACGTTGATGCCGATTACGGGCAGGAGATTGTAGATCAACAGAAGCTGCACCAGCAGGGGCACGCCACGAAAGAAGCTGATGAAAATCTGTGCAGGGACGCTAAAGAGTTTGCGGCCGGACAGCATCGCACCAGACAACAGAATGGCGATAGCAAAACCGATGAGGATCGATATCAGGCTGATGCCGATGGTGTAGAGCGACGCTTTCAGGAGAAGCGCAAAGAGTTTCAGGGACATTGCATACTGTTCCGTCCGGTGGAGGCAAGCGCTTCAGCGCTGGCAAGGGATGCGCGTCGCTTCACAGGCCGGCGCGCATCGAGACTTGCAATGTCAGATCAGAATGCCGGATCCGGTACGGAATCCGGCGTATCGAAGCTGGCGCCGAACCACTTCTTCTGCGCTTCAGCCAGACGGCCGTCGCCCTTCATCTTCAGGAGGGCTGCATCAATGGCATCCATCAGCGGGGCATGGTCCGGATCCTTGGTGCCGATGAAGCCGAAATAGGACTTCTGGCCGAAAGGTGGCAAGACGACCTCGAACGTATCCTTGCGCTGGCTGGCGACGAAGGCGATGTTTGGCAGCGAATTGGCAACACCGGCGATACGGCCGGCTGCGAGATCGGCATAGGATTCGGTGAAAGCCGGATATTCGCGCACGTCCACCTTTGTCGGCAGCGTGTCGGAGTAGGCCGTCAGCTGCGCAAGCTGGGCGGTTGCCTTGCCGACACCGATGGCCTTTCCGGCAATGTCTTCAGGCTTGGTGATCGTCGTGTCGCCCGCCTTTTTAAGGATCGCAACGGTTGCTTCGGCGATCGGCGGCGTAAAGCGGTAACGCTCCATGCGTGCCTTGGTGATCGTCGCCGGACCGGCGACCATATCGAATTTTCCGGCTTCCAGCCCCGGCAGCACGCCTTCCCATGGAAGGGCCACCCACTCGATGGTCACCCCGAGCTCCTTGCCGATCTCGGCAAAGAGATCAACGTTCAATCCGGCATGTTCGCCGGCGTCGATGAAATCGAACGGCGCAAACGCGGTCTCCGTTCCGACCTTCAAAGTGCCTGCTGCCTTGACGCGC encodes the following:
- a CDS encoding FAD-binding oxidoreductase, with product MTAPTQDTKPFDEALAEIAATIGSGRIRSGAAIADLDPGEHPENLQASAVVSPASTAEVAAIVRICARHRIPIVPQGGRTGLVGGGISNRGELVLSLQKMNSVEQIDPIECIAVVEAGATLQSLQAAAMEHRLEPGIDLAARGSATLGGMVSTNAGGVMAFRNGVMRHRILGLEAVLPDGSIYSDLTRVVKNSAGYDLKHLFIGAEGTLGVVTKLVIKLDPVPLATATAIFGLPSTRAALDLVSLARATGKLRAAEVLWSRYFKFTSAHFSWNALDYDGDSPAHLIVGLGGDDEGSLNEALMVLFEAITTSHRGTTAVLATSTTQEQEIWRLREETGLIYRDYPAAPSYDISVPLGQTEAFLDRAIPVLSAIESGLSPFVFGHLADGNLHIVLNRPGGWLTDERRDTIEAILYADIRAMGGSFSAEHGVGSKRIHALQATSDPTKLVLMAQIKKALDPAILFNPGKLFDRS
- a CDS encoding amino acid ABC transporter permease, translated to MSLKLFALLLKASLYTIGISLISILIGFAIAILLSGAMLSGRKLFSVPAQIFISFFRGVPLLVQLLLIYNLLPVIGINVPSIVAAVVGLSLCTAAYQAENLRGGFASVPRGLIESAEMVGLTPGQAFRRIKVPIALRLTFPALVNEAILILKASSLVSVVGIVELTRMAQDLAGSTFLPLDIFACAGLIYLLINWVVARTGGLIERSLPGIPR
- a CDS encoding transporter substrate-binding domain-containing protein, giving the protein MTMRAGFLVRGLTAAALMLGTAFSAHADDALARVKAAGTLKVGTETAFAPFDFIDAGEHAGLNVDLFAEIGKELGVTIEWVALPWEGVLPGLEAGKFDMVAGPATITKARMERYRFTPPIAEATVAILKKAGDTTITKPEDIAGKAIGVGKATAQLAQLTAYSDTLPTKVDVREYPAFTESYADLAAGRIAGVANSLPNIAFVASQRKDTFEVVLPPFGQKSYFGFIGTKDPDHAPLMDAIDAALLKMKGDGRLAEAQKKWFGASFDTPDSVPDPAF
- a CDS encoding amino acid ABC transporter ATP-binding protein; the protein is MSLPAIAVKNLVKQFGETTVLHGIDLDIPQGKVSCLIGPSGSGKSTLLRCMAFLEEATRGTITIDGEVLGFSENAQGVRERLPAATNRAIRSRIGMVFQQFNLWPHMTALGNVSEALKTVHKMSRGDAEDRAMAQLIKVGLESRAGHYPAQLSGGQQQRVAIARALALKPKIMLFDEPTSSLDPELTGEVLNVMRDLAAEGMTMVVVSHEIGFAATVGQQISFLDQGKLLFTGAPGDVFRKPRNSRLEQFLDTYLDRGASMLV
- a CDS encoding amino acid ABC transporter permease, whose protein sequence is MIFDVNVIFNQLPAILRGAGVTILLWIAATIGGAFFGFLVAVGRRYGGRLIDLPLGVGVEILRGTPFLIQIFLLYYGGPFIGLSLDPVPAGLLGLTVYGAAYFSEIFRSGFAAIPIGHIEAAQCVGLTQGQIIRRILLPEMTMLVLPPSVNMAVIILKETAILSIITVPELTLTVSAIGSQQYAFVESLFLLALIYWALVEAAGWLGHFAETRLSRYRFSQS